The Oncorhynchus kisutch isolate 150728-3 linkage group LG20, Okis_V2, whole genome shotgun sequence genome has a segment encoding these proteins:
- the LOC109865633 gene encoding cysteine-rich protein 2-binding protein-like: protein MMESGGEQRGQVEDEAMCTTASEGLEEGEVEGETLLIVESEDQASVDLSHDQSGDSLNSDLGEDAEGGWNEDMAFYCDKCHKWIPIAQLHGEQPSYLKGDNFFKFTCYDCTEDVKETFERMRLTWQQVVMLAMYNLSLEGTGRQGYFRWKEDICAFIGRHWTFLLGTRKKTSTWWSTVAGCLSVGSPTFFRSGAQEFGEPGWWKLVQNRPPTLRPDGDKSSVASLKSKAASKPTLDPIITVEGLRKRVGRNPVESAMQLKEKRSRTHEAKDIRRAQKEAAGYMDHSASSTAVKFSGRGGGRRPDLVLEKGEVVDFSSMSSSDRTPLTSPSPSPSPDFSAPGTPASHSATPSLLSEADLIPDVMPPMALFHDDEELDGEGVIDPGIEYIPSPSMSLGTGDLVVRKKLRPGVAGAHIKQEAESDDEEGRGRDDEDDERRGRGEGQSNVVRGGRGGGERRRGALTEKGKGSPPSEPQFAPLSLYEERVLLRRLEACPQALAVTAQAKRLHRKLLVRKAKRQRGLPLLDIDQVVSATLSLVGGLYGSQEGGQGRYEGSGAGKYRTTSQDLRILDRFQTTVSSRRGYHQPTVSFWHRLMGSDASVDQGIKSPYTSRTLKPFIRRDYENKPMKLKLLAEIRAYPHRKDPCWVNKPEAPIDYCYVRPNHIPSVNSMCHDIFWPGVDLSECLQYPDFSVVVLYKKVLIGFGFMVPDVKYNEAYISFLLVHPEWRRAGIATFMIYHLIQTCMGKDVTLHVSASNPAMLLYQKFGFKTEEYILDFYDKYYPLDSKECRHAFFLRLRR, encoded by the exons ATGATGGAAAGCGGTGGTGAGCAGAGGGGCCAAGTGGAAGATGAGGCCATGTGCACCACTGCCTCGgaggggctggaggagggtgagGTGGAGGGTGAGACGCTGCTCATCGTGGAGTCGGAAGACCAAGCCTCGGTGGATCTCTCGCACGACCAGAGCGGTGACTCGCTCAATAGCGATCTGGGGGAGGACGCCGAGGGTGGCTGGAACGAGGACATGGCCTTCTACTGCGACAAGTGCCACAAGTGGATCCCCATCG CTCAGCTGCACGGAGAGCAACCCAGCTACCTGAAAGGAGACAACTTCTTTAAGTTCACCTGCTATGACTGTACAGAAGATGTCAAGGAGACCTTTGAGAGGATGAGACTCACCTGGCAACAG GTGGTTATGTTGGCCATGTACAACCTTTCTTTGGAGGGCACGGGGCGTCAAGGCTACTTTAGATGGAAAGAGGACATCTGTGCCTTTATTGGGAGACACTGGACCTTCCTACTGGGCACCAG AAAGAAGACTTCCACATGGTGGAGCACGGTGGCGGGCTGTTTGTCGGTGGGGAGCCCCACGTTCTTCCGCTCAGGGGCCCAGGAGTTTGGCGAGCCGGGCTGGTGGAAGCTGGTCCAGAACCGTCCACCCACCCTGCGCCCAGATGGAGACAAGTCCTCGGTGGCCTCCCTAAAATCTAAAG CTGCCTCCAAGCCAACCCTGGACCCCATCATCACGGTGGAAGGCTTACGGAAGCGCGTGGGCCGGAATCCGGTGGAAAGCGCCATGCAGCTGAAAGAAAAGCGCTCACGCACCCACGAGGCTAAGGACATCCGGCGGGCGCAGAAGGAGGCGGCGGGGTACATGGATCACAGCGCCTCCTCCACGGCTGTCAAGTTCAGCGGCCGTGGTGGCGGGCGGAGACCCGACTTGGTCCTGGAGAAAGGCGAGGTGGTGGACTTCTCCTCAATGAGCTCATCGGACCGAACGCCACTCACCAGCCCCTCGCCGTCGCCCTCTCCGGACTTCTCTGCACCCGGCACCCCCGCCTCCCACTCAGCCACGCCCAGCCTGCTGTCGGAGGCTGACCTCATCCCTGACGTCATGCCACCGATGGCGCTCTTTCACG ATGACGAGGAGCTGGACGGCGAAGGCGTCATCGATCCCGGCATCGAGTACATCCCCTCACCCAGTATGTCCTTGGGCACTGGCGACCTTGTCGTTCGCAAGAAGCTGCGGCCTGGGGTGGCAGGGGCGCACATCaagcaggaagcagagagtgaCGATGAGGAGGGCCGCGGCCGGGATGATGAAGACGACGAGAGGCGGGGGCGCGGCGAAGGCCAATCCAATGTGGTCAGGGGGGGgcggggtggtggggagaggaggaggggggcctTAACAGAGAAGGGGAAGGGTTCCCCCCCTTCAGAGCCCCAGTTTGCCCCCCTCAGCCTGTATGAGGAGCGTGTGCTGCTGCGGCGCCTGGAGGCTTGTCCGCAAGCGCTGGCGGTGACTGCGCAGGCCAAGCGGCTGCACAGGAAGCTACTGGTGAGGAAGGCCAAGCGCCAGAGAGGGCTCCCCCTGCTGGACATCGACCAGGTGGTCAGCGCCACCCTCAGTCTGGTGGGAGGGTTGTACGGGTCCCAGGAGGGGGGACAGGGCCGCTACGAGGGCTCCGGCGCGGGGAAGTACCGCACCACCAGCCAGGACCTCCGAATCCTCGACCGCTTCCAG ACAACGGTGTCCAGCAGAAGAGGGTACCACCAGCCCACAGTGTCCTTCTGGCACCGCCTCATGGGCTCCGACGCCAGCGTAGACCAAGGCATCAAGAGCCCGTACACCTCCCGCACCCTCAAACCCTTCATAAG GAGGGACTATGAGAACAAGCCTATGAAGCTGAAGCTGTTGGCGGAGATCCGTGCCTACCCCCACAGGAAGGACCCCTGCTGGGTCAACAAGCCAGAGGCCCCCATCGACTACTGTTACGTCAGGCCCAACCACATCCCCTCTGTTAACTCCATGTGCCACGACATCTTCTGgccag GTGTGGATCTCTCTGAGTGTCTCCAGTACCCAGACTTCAGCGTAGTGGTCCTTTATAAGAAGGTGTTGATCGGCTTTGGGTTCATGGTGCCGGATGTGAAGTACAACGAGGCCTACATCTCCTTCCTGCTGGTGCATCCCGAGTGGAGGAGGGCTGGGATCGCTACATTCATGATCTACCATCTCATTCAG ACCTGCATGGGAAAAGACGTCACTCTACACGTCTCGGCCAGTAACCCCGCCATGCTCCTATACCAGAAGTTTGGCTTCAAGACTGAGGAGTACATATTGGACTTTTACGACAAATACTACCCGCTGGACAGCAAGGAGTGCCGACACGCCTTCTTCCTGCGGCTACGGCGGTGA